The genomic interval CTTTGATTCTGGCATTACCCATATGATGAAAAGATCTCATGGGAAGGAAAATGTCATTGTTGCCGTTATTACTATCATGTTTGCCAGTATTGGTGCATTTCTGGGTTGGGCTGAAGGAACCCTGGTCTTTGTCCCACTGGGGGTCTCGCTTGCAAGGGCCATGGGGTACGATGCGCTCATGGGAGCAGGAATGGTGCTGCTGGGGACGGCAGCTGGATTCACGTCTGGTGTCCTTAACATATACACTACCGGCATCGCCCAGGCCATCTCCGGGCTCCCTCTATTTTCAGCGATGTCCTTCAGGATGGTCGGCTTTGTCATTTTCACTTTAACGACGATAGTCTTCCTTATCTCTTACGGGAAAAAGATAAGGAAAGACCCCTCCGCGAGTCCCGTCTACGAACTTGAACTTGCCGCGGAAGCCGGAGAAGACAAAACAAAGGATCTTGTTTTCACCATGAGGCATAGATTGATCATGCTGACGGTTCTGCTGGGGTTCATAACAGTGGTGATAGGAACCACAAAACTTGGATGGTACCTTAATGAGATCACGGCCGTATTCATACTGGTGGGCATAGTTTCCGGGTTCATCGCGAAGATGTCGCCAAACGAAATGGCCATCAACTTTGCAGAAGGCGCCAAAAAGATTATTCCAGCCGCGCTGACCATCGGTATCGCAAGGTCCGTCCTTGTTGTAATGGAGGAGGGAAAGATCCTTGATTCTGTTGTGAACGGCTTGGCCTCGACCCTTACCGGGCTTCCCATGGTCGGGATCGCTCTGGGGATCTTCGTTATTGTTACGGCCCTGAACTTCTTCGTAATTTCAGCCAGCGGCAAGGCCGTTACGATGATGCCCATTCTCGCTCCTCTGGCGGATATCCTGGGAATAAACAGGCAGGTAGTGGTCATAGCCTTTCAGTATGGTGATGGTTTCACCAACTGGTTCTGGCCGACATCTGCCATTACCATGGCAGGTCTCGCAATGGCCGGCGGAATATCGTGGGAAAAGTGGGCCAAGTGGTCGTTCAAGCTTTTCCTGACCTGGATCGTCACTGCAGCAATCCTGGTAACCGTTGCTCAGATGATAGGCGTCGGTCCTTTTTAGGCCCTATCGTGCCTTGAACTTGTCGAGCGGAAGAGGGGTCCAATAGTGAATATCCCTCTTCCGCTTTGCGCTGAAAGGAGGGAATATGTTGAATCTGGACAAGGTGTTCTTGAATGGCAGGTTTTATACCATGGACTGGAAACTTCCCCGTGCCGGGGCTGTGGGAGTTACGGGCGACAGGATAGCGGCCGTTGGATCTCCGGAAATGATCCGTTCACTGGCGGATAAAAAGACGGAATTTGTCGATCTGGGCGGTAAAGTTGTTTTCCCCGGATTTATCGATGCGCACGTTCATTTTATGCAGACGGGTCTTGATAGGACGGCGGTATATTTGAACAAGGCTGAAAATATCACTGAAATGCTTCGTCTTGTGAAGGAACAGGCAGGAAACACCCCCGAAGGCGGATGGGTGCGGGGCTATGGTTATGACGAGACAAAGCTTGAGGAGAAGAGGGTGCCTTCTCTGAGGGAGCTAAATGCGGTATGCCCTGAGAAACCTGTGTTTCTGAGCCGTGTTGATGCTCATGCCTGTCTGGTCAATTCAGAGGCGCTTAGGGTGCTTGGGCTGGACCCCGGTCTTGAAGGATTAATTCTGGAAAACGGAAAGGCTACAGGCAACCTGAAAGCGAACGCGAACTCCGCCGCAAGAGTAAAAATCCTGAACAACCTGCTTGATCCTATCGAAAAGAAAACCGCGTTGCTCCAGGCCGCAAACGAAGCCCTGTCCGTGGGAGTGACAACCGTCCATGCGCTGGAGGGAGGAAGTCTTTTTGGAGAGAATGATTTCGATATTCTTCTTTCCGCAATTCCGGAATTGCCAGTAAGAGTAGTCCCTTACCACCAGATCATGGATGTAGAAAAAATTGCCCGAAAAGGGCTTAAACGGATCGGAGGATGCATTACCGTGGATGGCTCTATAGGTTCGCGGACCGCGGCTCTCCTCTCTCCTTATGAAGATCAGCCCGATGCCACAGGTTGTCTGTATATTGATACAAAGGATCTTGAGGAATTCGTTATGGAGGCTCACAGGAGGGAAATGCAGATCGCAATGCACACCATTGGTGATGCCGCGATCGAACAACTTTTGTGCGCCTATGAAAAGGCGCTCAAGGCTTACCCACGAAATGACCACCGGCACCGTTTTGAACACTTCAGCATTCCGACCGATGATCAGATAAGAAGAGCCGCAATGATCGGATGCGCGATCTGCGTTCAGCCCAGTTTTGATTTCTTCACCAGAAAAATGATGCCGATAAGGCTTGGAGAAGAGAGGTTCGAAAGGTCTTATCCATTGAGAACCCTTCTTGAGGCCGGGCTTCTAGTGGCGGGAGGTTCAGACAGCAGCATAACGCCTCTTAACCCCATGCTCGGGGTTTACGGTGCCCGATGCCATACCCACGCATATCAAAGGCTTGAAGTCTATGAGGGGATCAAGCTTTTCACCTTGAATGCCGCAGCGATAGGATTCGAAGAAATGGACAAAGGATCTATTTCACCAGGCAAATTGGCGGATCTGGCAGTGCTCTCCGAAGATCCTTTTGCATCCGAGCCAGAGCTTGTAAAAGATATTAAGGTCGACAAGACTGTTCTGGGCGGGCGAATCGTCTACTCCCGTTTGCATTGAACATTTGAATTGAAAGGATATCAGCCATGAAAAATTCTAAAGAAACCCTTCAGAAAGCAATATCATGCCTGGACGAGAAAGCCCTTGTCGAGTTGACGAAGAAACTGATATCCATACCCAGCCATCATGGTCTTCAAAACCCCGAGGAAGAAATATCCAGATTCCTGGTGGAGTTCCTCGGAGCGGAGGGAGTTGATTCTGAGCTCCAGCCAACCGACGGAAAAAGATATAACGTTATTGCAAAATATGGAGAAAACGCATTCTTCGAAAAAACCCTCATGCTTAACGGCCATACGGATACAGTAAACGTCGAAAATATGACCATTGATCCATTTTCGGGAGACATCCTCGATGGAAAGATATACGGGCGTGGTTCTGTTGACATGAAGGGTTCCCTGGCAGCGATGATCCATGCTCTTCTGTCGGTTAAGCGAGCCGGAATTCGGCTTGAAGGGCAGGTGGTATTCGCCGGTGTTGCAGATGAGGAATTCTGGAACATAGGAACTCGTCATATTGTGGAGAACGGGCCGCGGACCAAATACGCTATCGTGGGTGAGCCAACCGAGTTGAAGATTGACAATGGACACAGAGCTCTCGAATGGATTGAAATAGCGATAAAGGGGCGATATTGCCACGGGGGAACTCCCGAGCGAGGTATCAACGCAATCGAAAAGGCCGGTAAATTGATCTACAGTATCTGTAGCGATCTGCTTCCGTCCCTGCACGGACGA from Deltaproteobacteria bacterium carries:
- a CDS encoding YfcC family protein, which codes for SFKVPHVYVLLSVILIIVAICTYVIPAGVFDRVQDSATGRMIVDPATFHAVEQTPVNLFKLAVSIPKGMAAAVSIMMLVVLVVAAFEIVTKTGAFDSGITHMMKRSHGKENVIVAVITIMFASIGAFLGWAEGTLVFVPLGVSLARAMGYDALMGAGMVLLGTAAGFTSGVLNIYTTGIAQAISGLPLFSAMSFRMVGFVIFTLTTIVFLISYGKKIRKDPSASPVYELELAAEAGEDKTKDLVFTMRHRLIMLTVLLGFITVVIGTTKLGWYLNEITAVFILVGIVSGFIAKMSPNEMAINFAEGAKKIIPAALTIGIARSVLVVMEEGKILDSVVNGLASTLTGLPMVGIALGIFVIVTALNFFVISASGKAVTMMPILAPLADILGINRQVVVIAFQYGDGFTNWFWPTSAITMAGLAMAGGISWEKWAKWSFKLFLTWIVTAAILVTVAQMIGVGPF
- a CDS encoding amidohydrolase — protein: MLNLDKVFLNGRFYTMDWKLPRAGAVGVTGDRIAAVGSPEMIRSLADKKTEFVDLGGKVVFPGFIDAHVHFMQTGLDRTAVYLNKAENITEMLRLVKEQAGNTPEGGWVRGYGYDETKLEEKRVPSLRELNAVCPEKPVFLSRVDAHACLVNSEALRVLGLDPGLEGLILENGKATGNLKANANSAARVKILNNLLDPIEKKTALLQAANEALSVGVTTVHALEGGSLFGENDFDILLSAIPELPVRVVPYHQIMDVEKIARKGLKRIGGCITVDGSIGSRTAALLSPYEDQPDATGCLYIDTKDLEEFVMEAHRREMQIAMHTIGDAAIEQLLCAYEKALKAYPRNDHRHRFEHFSIPTDDQIRRAAMIGCAICVQPSFDFFTRKMMPIRLGEERFERSYPLRTLLEAGLLVAGGSDSSITPLNPMLGVYGARCHTHAYQRLEVYEGIKLFTLNAAAIGFEEMDKGSISPGKLADLAVLSEDPFASEPELVKDIKVDKTVLGGRIVYSRLH
- a CDS encoding M20 family metallopeptidase, which codes for MKNSKETLQKAISCLDEKALVELTKKLISIPSHHGLQNPEEEISRFLVEFLGAEGVDSELQPTDGKRYNVIAKYGENAFFEKTLMLNGHTDTVNVENMTIDPFSGDILDGKIYGRGSVDMKGSLAAMIHALLSVKRAGIRLEGQVVFAGVADEEFWNIGTRHIVENGPRTKYAIVGEPTELKIDNGHRALEWIEIAIKGRYCHGGTPERGINAIEKAGKLIYSICSDLLPSLHGRTNMVTGPSTLNLGSIFGGTQPSTVAGECMIRLDRRWIPGESTESAMEELREVVRRLKASDPDYEAEVRNMRNVEINSIGQPPLMTDPDSVLVKSLERAVSEYVGPPELAFFPGWTDAGILSSAGGIETVVFGPGDLSSAHSDVEFCQIDQIIQSCKVYIAAILDICT